The sequence below is a genomic window from Dictyostelium discoideum AX4 chromosome 5 chromosome, whole genome shotgun sequence.
aaaaaaaaaaaaaatgaaaaaaaaaattattatcttaaatatttgggtgttttattttaaattttcaatcttCCCACATccacaatttattttttttttaattaaaaaaaagttaaaaacaataatttaaaaatagaaaaagataaaaaaaaaaaaaaaaaattaaaaaaaaataaaaaataaaaaacctaatacagtaaaatattttaattctatttctatttctaattttatttaataatttctacAGATTTATCTAATTTACAAATATCTTAtgattgattaaaatttttttgtaaaataatttttggtaTATTTTTGGGTATTGATCCTTCTATTAGTTGTGTATTCATTATTCCTAGTGTAAATTGcttttttgaatttggaaTGATTCCTGGTGTTAGTTGATGTTTGAATCCTTTATAAATACTGAGATTTGTTACAGAATTtggtattgaatttatttctaATGATTGCATagtatcatttaaatataagAATTTCACTCCATCACTAATTATACCTGGTGTTATTAATTGATCGAAACCATTTTCGAACCATAAATCAGTGACTGATTTAGGAATTGATCCAACGACAAATggtattttaatattatagaacaataattttttttcactttctGGTATAATACCTGGTGGGAGTAATTGGttaaaaccattattaaatgaaatggaTTCAACTGAATTAGGAATTGACccaatttgtaaatttaaattaattccattataaaattataataatataacgCCATTTGGAATTGAACCAACCTTTAATTcacttttaatatataaactTAATGTTGTATACCTCCAGGTATCAAAGAAATGGTTTCGATTGATAATGGTTGATTAAATCCATCTTCTAAGCAAAGATTATCAACAGTTTTTGGAATTGATCCAATCTCTAATGAATGTTTGATATCtcttaaatataaatatttgacACTTGAGGGAATAATACCTGGTTCTAATGATTGGGAAAATCCATCACAAAAACCCAAACTATTTACAGTATTAGAAATTGAACCAATCTTTAATGGCTTTTTAATGTAGAATTAAAATTCCAACACTAGAAGGAATAATACCATCTccaattgattgattaaatCCATCATGAAATGTAACCACCCAACACTTGATGGTATTGATCCTTTTACTAATGGTGTTTTAATATCACATATCACTAAATATTCAACACCAAGTGGTAATACCCCTGGTTCTAAACTTTCTTTAAATCCatctaataatattacatcctttatattttcatttgatttgaGTTTTAATAAACTACCACAATCTTCTCCAAGTGCAAttttaacattattttttggtaattCACTGTTCTctgaatataaataatacttTCCAATAccaatttctatttttaaaataaaatgttaatatacttttattatttacatataTACTTGTAATTAAACAtactttttataaatttataattattttcatcaatttcaatcttaaatttttcatttaatttactattattattatttttataattattattattattattattattattatttagttcataaattaattttaaattatttttaatatcatcaattatttgattattgaatttaatgatttgattattatattcttttaatttattttgattattgatatttatattattttttaataataataatgattgttgatattgtttaatAAGTTCAATTGTATCAGTACCTTTATAATAACCTATAATATCTTCATCAccataatcataatcatcataattttgttgaatactattaatattttttattgaaatatttaatttatcaatcattgattttttattattattattattattattattattattattattattattattattattattattattattattattattattattattattattactattattgtcaCCAATTAAATCTGTAACATCTGCACCTTCAATTCACTATACACCagtaaatgataataatcaacaacctCAACTACCATCACAACCCAATGAAGAATTTCAATTTACTGTACCAACTACTCCAAGTgataaaaagaagaaaagggGTAGTTTTTcaagtaaattaaaaagattaagTATAACATTTTCcaaagattaaaaatttttaaattttactttttttctttatagaAAAAtctatcatttaaatatcaaaataaaaaaaatctatcaCAATCTATAatcaaatcttttttttttttttttttttttttttttgattttttggtgttttgaagatattttttatttaaaattaataattattttttaaaaaaaggtagaaagataaaaaaacaaaaaggtttggataaattatttagtgAGAGGCttcaaatataataaataaaaaataaatataaaaaattaatttttgggTCTGAGGTTGAAGTCacacaatttttaatttttttattttaattatttattattttaaatcaattttcaaaaatactGTTTTTAAGATTGGCATTTTTTAGTGTTTTGAAGATATCTTTTTTTCGataattagttttttaaatttttttattttttttattttttttttttttattttaaagattcgcacattcaccaattaaaaaacacaAACCCTAAAAAATGTAATGAGTGAAAGATAACACTCCATTTTGACACCTGCTTGTGTTGAATTGAACAAAGATCTAAATCatgggttaaaaaaaaaaataaaaaaaaaataataataatagacttaaaaaaaaaaaatataaatactttaaaactttttttttttttttcattcccaaaaataaattaaataacttttaaaacaaataatttaaataaaaaaataaaaaaataaaaaataaaaaaatgattaatattGAAGATATTTCAAAATCTTCAAACCAAAGTgaagaaaaacaattaaaaagtaCAAgttcaaaaccaaaataCTCATTCGCAGCAAAAAGTTTATTCAAaggttcaaataatattacacCATATTATTTATCAACCAGTAATACATTCCAATGTGTAGCATCTGAGTCAATTCAAACATGGCTTCTTTCGGATGATGGTCATATCTTTACATCCAGTGGTAATTTTGTTTTAGATGTTTCATCAGGTGGTTATTTTGTTGAATTAGTACAacttaattcaaattcaaaaactCAAATTTGGACAATTgatacaacaaataataaaattcaaaaccaAGGTAATGGTAATTACCTTGATATCGACTGTTTCAATATTTGTGTTGCACCTTTAAATGGAAACGCAACTCAACAATGGACAACTTTTAGAAGAGCACCAATTCCAACTGGTAATTGGGGCTACTTTCAAAGTGAACAATTGggttcaaataattattgggGTTTAAgtgtattaaataatagtacatCATATAATACTAGTGTAGTAATGAATAAAGTTCAAGCAAAATCAAAAGGTCAAATTTGGCAAATGACAAGCGATGGTCACATTTTATCACGTTTGGATGGTAATTTAGTATTAGATATTGGTCCATCAATTAATGGTAGTACAacaaactattatttaaataccAATGTTTACAAAGCAAATGATCTAATGCAACAATGGGGTATCAacgaaaataatcaaatattcAATCAATATTATCCAAATTTATGTATTGGATTCGTTGGTCAACTTGGAGTTGATTCAACTGTTAATTGTGTATTAGCTCAACCAAGTAGTGCTTGTGATACTTGTTTCCAATGGATTGCAAATCCAACCTATTCATTAAACCAAATTGTTAGTGAAGTACCAGAACCATTTCCAGCTTACACAAGTGGTGATTTATTAGCATCATATCAATACCTTAGTAATGATGCAACTTCTAATTTTACTGATGATATTAGATCACTTTATACAGGAATCAATGTTAGTTTACAATCCTTTTTAAGTATTGTCACCAATGCAACTTGTCCATCATCAATTCATTCAACTGAAGATTTTTCAAAtgttcaaaatcaaatcaaaactGAACTCATCTATGCAATCGATGTCCGTTTAGTATTTGAAAACTATTCTGGTTTTTATAGTAAATTATTTAGTCAAGGTAGttcaaatttaacaaatttagcaaatttaattaatgttgATATGTCATCTAATCAAATGGTTAATGCAAATTATACTGATGCAATTACtagtattttttattcactTATTTCAGAGATTCCAGTAGGTGGTTCAATAATTGCAAACATTGGTCAATCAGCAGTAGAATTTGGTGAATTAATGTCTCAAAGTAATTATCAAGGTGCATCAACCTATCAAGTTGAATTAAGTCAACTCTACACTCATTTAAATACAAActatgaaaatgaaatggCAAATGCTCAAAGTATGAAGGATACCATTTTACAAGATTGGGGTATGATGAGTAAAACTTATGCATTATGTTTCTTACCAACCAATGATCCTTCCTCTCTCAATATGAATGGGTTAGactttgaaaaaatttcAGATGTTGCATCTGTAGCTTACGAAATTGCAATGATTCAAATGTTATTACCAACTACTTATCAAATTTACTTTACATCAGCTGGTTATTGGGTACCATATTCAGATGGTGATTTCGCTTATAGTGATAACTCTGGAACCTATATTATGGCCACTATCAAGTATAGTAATTCTTATCCTCCAAAGGAATTGACTGATAAGTTATGGAATAATGGGGTTTCAAAACAAGAATTTTTCTTGTCAGCTTATGGTTGGAATTTAGCTACCTCGCTCACCTACTACAATACTACTAACCAGTATAgtaatatctttaaattaGCCTttccaacaattaaaaattttacagGAGTACCAATGCAATTTGTAATGACcaatgatggtgataatcTTGGTAATTTCACAGTCAAAACTCATTTTGCAAAATTCTTTTCAACATATTACAGTGTTGGAGATCTTGGTCATCATTATTTCGACATTGCTGTAACTGATATTAACAAAAACAAGGTTGCAAATTTCACAGTTGACATTAAATTAAAAGCTCTCGAAGGTAGTTATGTTTCAATCAAAACTGGTTCATTAGTTGTTCAGCCAGGTTATGCTGTTGGTAATCCAATTTGTAATCAAGGTAGTTATTCTCTAATGTTTTCtgcttcaattttaattccaatttataaatcagaataaaaaaataaaatcatcagaatataaaaaccaatttatattcttatcaattattaaaaattaaaaataaaataaaataaaataaaataaaatccttAATcgactataaaaaaaaaattgttggatggtgaaaagaaaatgatCCCCAATAATAAACTAGTAGTAAATAGTTgagttattatttattatttattttttatattttttttaaaaatgatttaattgaaaaggAAATTCTATGGGTTTGTAAAGTTCCACTGCCATGATGAACATTGAAACCCACAACATTGCATTCTAATAATGAATCATGTTAGCACCAGtatcaatattattgattatttgaaGTGAGTTGTTGAGTTTGGCCTAATCATAAACCAGGTACACATAGTTTATCAGTGAAGGAGGCGTTTGGATGATTGATTGTGTTGTTGGTTGAGATGAATCGAAAAGATTACCTTAGTAGCTGATAGAGGTGTTgaactattactactatatattattattgttgttgttgttgttgttgttgttgttgttgttgttgttgttgttgttgttgttgttgttgttgcattaTTTACCAAGTATAAATCCTtttgaattgaattaataGTCTCATTGCTCCACGATAATTGGCAGTAGAAGTGGCGATTGACTACTATAATCAGAATCCTAAATTTTTTGTCTTGAAATAGGTGGTGTTGTTGCTTGTGTTTCTGttacaaataaatttgtaataattagAACAAAGGAAATTACCACCAATATCAATAGCCTTGAGAAGGTGGATCACTAGTTCTACATAATTGATGAATGGAATAACAAGTATGAGTACGGGTATACCCAGAACGACTAACAGAATCAACGGCGGAACAAACTTTTTGTTTTAGTTTACATCGTGGACAACCATAGCATTACGAATGTAGAACTATGGTGGATTATTAAAGATATCAAACAATGGATGTCTTGCAGGGTATACGTTGATACAACTGAAGTGACTTGGATACGATCAGGTTTCTCCAAACAAATCCAATGATAGATTGcgatgttttaaatttattcttCATATAAACCATATGGTTGAAAAGATTGTTACAGATTTACCACCTGTGATAACAATGGGTTGCATCAATCAACTTCAGAGCGTAGATTTCATGAATTCTCTGGCTTGTTGAGATTTTGtctcattttctttttcagaGTTACCATTTACTGGCTAGATTCGAAGAGTAAGAATTGATTCATGAGCTGCAATTGTTTCGATTGTGATGCTGGTgatttgatattgttgttgatgttgtagttgatgttgaaaaaaataattttttctatTGCTCAAATGAagttattattggttttatggtgggaaaaaaaataaaaaaaatgttaaaaaaaaattatttttttcaaatttaattatttttacaacttaatttttttaataattataaaaaatagaaaaaaaaaaaaaaaaaaaaaaaaaaaaaaaaaaaaaaaaaaNACCAAATTAATTAGCAGCATCAAACATTAATCGGTGCacaacaatttttatttttacacaTCAAATCTCACCTATATTATTTCAATATCTCacataaaaatttataatttaaattgatcTTAGATtatatgataaaaaaaatcatcaaatttaatttttttttttttttttgatgaattaaatttcattaatttagTAATAGTAGTTTTTGGTTCTTCATAtccaaatataattttatttttatattcttaaataatttattagaataaaaaagattttttttattttttattttttatttttttttgaaagataTTTATGGTTGtgttcaattttaaatttgtaatctacaaattaaaaatagtaatccaaaaaagaaaaagaaaaaaaaaaaagaagatatttacttttttgatcaaaaaaaaaaaaactaatttctttaatcaataaaacattaacaattttttacttataaaaatttcctattatatttttttttttctccataaaaaatttactgttataaatagtttatctggattattaaaataattttttttttttttttttttttttttttttttttttttttttttttttttttttggtgattaacaattaaatattaaattaaatttcatcatcagttAGGAATAGTAGTTTTTgttcttcaaattcaaaaatttaattttattcttatttttttatttttttttttgaaaattttataacaaataatgtcattttaatttctgGTTTCATTGATTGGAATATTTTGGGTATTGATCCTTCAATTAGTGGTGTATTCATTTTCCTAATGTTAATTGCTTTATTGACTTAGTACAGTAGTATAATTTTGTATTATTctatatttcaattttttttaataatttctacAGATTTATCTAATTTACAAATATCTAATGATTGATTGAAACTTCtttgtaaaataatttttggtaTATTTTTGGGTATTGATCCTTCTATTAGTTAGATCAAAGAAATGGTACCTGATATATCTCAACTTTAAAACTCTGACACTTGAGGGAATAATACCTGGTTCTAATGATTGGGAAAATCCATCACaaacataaaaaatatttacagaATTGGGGATTGAACCAATCTTTAATGGCTTTTTAATGTCGTGtagaaataaatattgaaCACTCGAAGGAATAATACCAGCTTCAATTAATTGACTAAATCCATCATAAAATGATAACCACCAAACACTTGATGGTATTGATCCTTTTACTAATGGTGTTTTAATATCACATATctctaaatatttaataccaAGTGGTAATACACCTGGTTCTAAACTTTCTTTAAATCCatctaataatattacatgcttaatatttttatttgatttgagTTTTAATAAACTACCACAATCTTCTCCAAGTGCAATTCTATAATTATCTTTTGGTAATTCACTGTTCT
It includes:
- the cupH gene encoding cup family protein — protein: MINIEDISKSSNQSEEKQLKSTSSKPKYSFAAKSLFKGSNNITPYYLSTSNTFQCVASESIQTWLLSDDGHIFTSSGNFVLDVSSGGYFVELVQLNSNSKTQIWTIDTTNNKIQNQGNGNYLDIDCFNICVAPLNGNATQQWTTFRRAPIPTGNWGYFQSEQLGSNNYWGLSVLNNSTSYNTSVVMNKVQAKSKGQIWQMTSDGHILSRLDGNLVLDIGPSINGSTTNYYLNTNVYKANDLMQQWGINENNQIFNQYYPNLCIGFVGQLGVDSTVNCVLAQPSSACDTCFQWIANPTYSLNQIVSEVPEPFPAYTSGDLLASYQYLSNDATSNFTDDIRSLYTGINVSLQSFLSIVTNATCPSSIHSTEDFSNVQNQIKTELIYAIDVRLVFENYSGFYSKLFSQGSSNLTNLANLINVDMSSNQMVNANYTDAITSIFYSLISEIPVGGSIIANIGQSAVEFGELMSQSNYQGASTYQVELSQLYTHLNTNYENEMANAQSMKDTILQDWGMMSKTYALCFLPTNDPSSLNMNGLDFEKISDVASVAYEIAMIQMLLPTTYQIYFTSAGYWVPYSDGDFAYSDNSGTYIMATIKYSNSYPPKELTDKLWNNGVSKQEFFLSAYGWNLATSLTYYNTTNQYSNIFKLAFPTIKNFTGVPMQFVMTNDGDNLGNFTVKTHFAKFFSTYYSVGDLGHHYFDIAVTDINKNKVANFTVDIKLKALEGSYVSIKTGSLVVQPGYAVGNPICNQGSYSLMFSASILIPIYKSE